One stretch of Streptomyces sp. A2-16 DNA includes these proteins:
- a CDS encoding IS5 family transposase (programmed frameshift), whose protein sequence is MGKRQSRPWIVSDELWSLIEPLLPEQPPKQVEGRPRVPDRQALCGILFVLHTGIQWEYLPQELGFGSGMTCWRRLAAWNEAGVWDQLHQLLLNRLRSKNQLDWSRAVIDSSHVRAARKGPKSGPSPVDRARPGSKHHVLTDGQGIPLAVSLTGGNRNDVTQLLPLLDKIPAVAGVVGRPRRRPDMLFADRGYDHDKYRRLLRERGIRPAIAERGQPHGTGLGTFRWVVERTISWLHGFRRLRIRWERRDDIHEAFLGLAVCLITHRHVQRLC, encoded by the exons ATGGGGAAGCGTCAGTCGCGGCCGTGGATCGTGTCGGACGAACTGTGGTCGCTCATCGAACCGTTGCTGCCCGAGCAACCGCCCAAGCAGGTCGAGGGACGGCCGCGAGTGCCCGACCGGCAGGCCTTGTGCGGCATCTTGTTCGTCCTGCACACCGGCATCCAGTGGGAGTACCTGCCCCAGGAGCTGGGCTTCGGCTCGGGCATGACCTGCTGGCGGCGCCTGGCGGCCTGGAACGAGGCCGGCGTGTGGGACCAGCTACATCAGCTGCTGCTGAACAGGCTGCGGTCGAAGAACCAGCTGGACTGGTCCCGGGCGGTGATCGATTCCTCCCATGTCCGGGCCGCACGCA AGGGGCCCAAAAGCGGACCCAGCCCGGTCGACCGCGCACGGCCGGGCAGCAAGCACCACGTCCTCACCGACGGCCAGGGCATCCCGCTCGCCGTGTCGCTGACCGGCGGAAACCGCAACGACGTCACCCAACTGCTGCCCCTGCTGGACAAGATCCCGGCGGTGGCGGGAGTAGTGGGCCGGCCACGCAGGCGGCCCGACATGCTCTTCGCGGACCGCGGCTACGACCACGACAAGTACCGCCGGCTCCTGCGTGAACGCGGCATCCGGCCCGCGATCGCCGAACGGGGCCAGCCTCACGGCACCGGCCTGGGCACGTTCCGGTGGGTCGTCGAGCGCACCATCTCCTGGCTGCACGGCTTCCGCCGCCTGCGCATCCGCTGGGAACGGCGCGACGACATCCACGAAGCTTTCCTCGGCCTCGCCGTCTGCCTGATCACCCACCGACACGTCCAGAGGCTTTGTTAG
- a CDS encoding TetR/AcrR family transcriptional regulator: MGSDHMPIGRRERAKQDKRERIMTAARELFVEHGVDRVTTQQVARRADVAIGTLYLYASTKAELLIMVQNEKFAAAVDSGLAAANAAVGQGALEPVIALIRPVVECVREHIENGRTYVRELVFGDPAEPYRQVGLTLAGRLEDGITSLLTRNEDIGAADAATLARVITAIIHISTTATVCLHRSDEAVLADIRNQIHATLAPHVRAA, encoded by the coding sequence ATGGGAAGTGATCACATGCCGATCGGGCGCCGCGAGAGGGCCAAACAGGACAAGCGCGAGCGCATCATGACCGCAGCCCGCGAGCTGTTCGTCGAACACGGCGTCGACAGGGTCACGACGCAGCAGGTCGCCCGCCGGGCCGATGTCGCAATCGGGACGCTCTACCTGTACGCGTCCACGAAGGCCGAGTTGCTGATCATGGTGCAGAACGAGAAGTTCGCCGCCGCCGTCGATTCCGGCCTCGCCGCCGCGAACGCCGCCGTCGGACAGGGCGCGCTGGAGCCGGTCATCGCTCTCATCCGCCCCGTGGTGGAGTGCGTGAGGGAGCACATCGAGAACGGCCGCACATACGTGCGCGAACTCGTCTTCGGCGACCCGGCCGAGCCATACCGGCAAGTGGGCCTGACCCTTGCCGGTCGCCTCGAAGACGGCATCACCAGTCTGCTCACCCGCAACGAGGACATCGGCGCCGCCGACGCGGCAACACTGGCGCGGGTGATCACCGCGATCATCCACATCAGCACCACCGCCACCGTGTGCCTGCACCGCAGCGACGAAGCCGTGCTCGCCGACATCCGCAACCAGATCCACGCCACCCTGGCACCACATGTCCGCGCCGCATGA
- a CDS encoding NADP-dependent oxidoreductase, producing MRAFVVTKYKEPLQEAEVPEPTVGEHDVLVRVEAAGLNPLDEKIRAGEFKQVLPYKLPLILGNDVAGTVVRVGTAVRGFKPGDEVYARPHQDRIGTFAERIAVAEGDLALKPASISMEEAGSLPLAALTAWQALVERGRVRPGQKVLIHAGAGGVGSIAIQLAAHLGAHVATTAGASNADFVRALGADTVIDYRSQDFEQLLTGYDLVLDSLGGETLEKSLRVLKPGGKAIGIAGPPDPAFAREAGLNPLLRLAVAALSRKIRKQAKKLGVTYEFLLMRASGDQLRQITTLIDQGAVRPVVGKVFPFDQTPHALRSLSQGGIRGKAVIGNS from the coding sequence ATGAGAGCGTTCGTCGTCACCAAGTACAAGGAGCCGCTGCAGGAGGCGGAGGTCCCCGAGCCCACCGTGGGGGAGCACGACGTGCTTGTGCGAGTGGAGGCCGCCGGGCTGAACCCGCTGGATGAGAAGATCCGCGCCGGTGAGTTCAAGCAGGTCCTGCCCTACAAGCTGCCGCTGATCCTGGGCAACGACGTCGCGGGCACCGTCGTCCGCGTCGGGACGGCGGTTCGCGGCTTCAAGCCCGGAGACGAGGTCTACGCCCGGCCCCACCAGGACCGCATCGGCACGTTCGCCGAGCGCATCGCCGTAGCGGAGGGCGACCTGGCGCTCAAGCCCGCTTCCATCAGCATGGAAGAGGCCGGCTCGCTGCCGCTGGCGGCGCTCACGGCGTGGCAGGCGCTGGTGGAGCGCGGGAGGGTGCGGCCCGGGCAGAAGGTTCTCATCCACGCCGGGGCCGGCGGGGTCGGTTCGATCGCGATCCAGCTCGCCGCACACCTCGGTGCGCACGTCGCCACGACCGCCGGCGCTTCCAACGCGGACTTCGTGCGCGCGCTCGGCGCGGACACGGTGATCGATTACCGCAGCCAGGACTTCGAGCAGCTCCTGACCGGCTACGACCTGGTGCTGGACAGCCTCGGTGGGGAGACTCTCGAGAAGTCCCTGCGGGTGCTCAAGCCCGGCGGCAAGGCCATCGGGATCGCCGGTCCCCCGGACCCCGCGTTCGCTCGCGAGGCCGGCCTGAACCCGCTGCTGCGCCTCGCGGTCGCAGCCCTGAGCCGCAAGATCCGCAAGCAGGCCAAGAAGCTCGGCGTGACGTACGAGTTCCTGCTCATGCGCGCCAGCGGCGACCAGCTCCGCCAGATCACCACCCTCATCGACCAGGGCGCGGTGCGCCCGGTTGTGGGAAAGGTGTTCCCCTTCGACCAGACCCCGCACGCGCTGCGGTCCCTGTCCCAGGGCGGCATCCGCGGCAAGGCCGTCATCGGCAACAGCTGA
- a CDS encoding alpha/beta hydrolase has protein sequence MSSTDTPNEAVITSYAKAPARTVRAGGVTYAYRELGPKGGIPVVFFVHLAATLDNWDPRIIDPIAKGRHVIAFDNRGVGASTGQVPDSVEAMAEDAYTFIKALGYDKIDVFSFSLGGMVAQALVVKHPELVRKLVLTGTGPKGGKDMDKVARVTYWDILRATLTRSDPKEFLFFNRNATGKPAARAFVNRLKERTVDRDVDIKTKAFQTQLKAIKKWGRSAPDDLSSITQPTLIANGDNDRMVPSILSEDLHRRIKGSELIIYPDSGHGGIFQYHQEFAPVAVEFLAR, from the coding sequence ATGAGCAGCACAGACACCCCGAACGAAGCCGTCATCACCTCCTACGCGAAGGCCCCGGCCCGCACCGTCAGGGCCGGCGGCGTCACCTACGCCTACCGCGAGCTGGGACCGAAGGGCGGCATCCCCGTCGTCTTCTTCGTCCACCTCGCCGCGACCCTGGACAACTGGGACCCCCGCATCATCGATCCCATCGCGAAGGGCCGTCACGTCATCGCCTTCGACAACCGCGGTGTCGGGGCATCCACCGGTCAGGTGCCGGACAGTGTCGAGGCGATGGCCGAGGACGCCTACACCTTCATCAAGGCGCTCGGGTACGACAAGATCGACGTCTTCTCCTTCTCCCTCGGTGGCATGGTCGCTCAGGCCCTGGTGGTGAAGCACCCCGAGCTCGTCCGCAAGCTGGTCCTCACCGGCACCGGGCCCAAGGGCGGCAAGGACATGGACAAGGTTGCCAGAGTCACCTACTGGGACATCCTGCGCGCCACGTTGACCCGCTCGGACCCCAAGGAGTTCCTGTTCTTCAACCGCAATGCCACCGGCAAGCCCGCCGCACGCGCGTTCGTCAACCGGCTCAAGGAGCGCACCGTCGACCGCGACGTGGACATCAAGACCAAGGCGTTCCAGACGCAGCTGAAGGCCATCAAGAAGTGGGGGCGCTCCGCCCCTGACGACCTGTCGTCGATCACACAGCCCACCCTGATCGCCAACGGCGACAACGACCGCATGGTGCCGTCGATCCTGTCGGAGGACCTGCACCGGCGCATCAAGGGCAGCGAGCTGATCATCTACCCCGACTCCGGGCACGGCGGCATCTTCCAGTACCACCAGGAGTTCGCCCCCGTAGCGGTCGAGTTCCTGGCTCGATGA
- a CDS encoding strictosidine synthase, with amino-acid sequence MSTSPVAAPLEVKKPLTSSILLWVRTDQPRQTGMDHWKGPHSGIISATPGLEEYRQIHLAEHNTGLWPAIDGVQTAIPAERKIDGVAEVTFQSALAPLKGRKQTKLAYADEINVFRRTLLYTGPPNSSRWYDLAGPGQTVGARTLIYLRRRDGVGAGAFRKFVNEQLAPALAGTGVLKELRTQTFLPWTKKLWDTPSVAHDNPHDQHFHASVSLGFTDTAARDAFFTGNAIEDLSNRLAPQVSAIHAYDVAAALTYVKNGDILPHYEE; translated from the coding sequence ATGAGCACGTCACCGGTCGCCGCGCCCCTGGAAGTGAAGAAGCCTCTCACCTCCTCGATCCTGCTGTGGGTGCGCACCGACCAGCCCCGCCAGACCGGCATGGACCACTGGAAGGGCCCGCACTCCGGGATCATCTCCGCCACCCCGGGCCTGGAGGAGTACCGGCAGATCCACCTCGCCGAGCACAACACGGGCCTATGGCCGGCCATCGACGGGGTCCAGACCGCGATCCCCGCGGAACGGAAGATCGACGGCGTCGCGGAAGTCACCTTCCAATCGGCGCTTGCACCCCTGAAAGGGCGCAAGCAGACGAAGCTCGCCTACGCCGACGAGATCAACGTGTTCCGCCGCACCCTGCTCTACACCGGCCCGCCGAACTCATCCCGCTGGTACGACCTCGCAGGCCCCGGACAGACGGTCGGAGCCCGCACCCTGATCTATCTGCGCCGCAGAGACGGGGTCGGCGCCGGCGCCTTCCGGAAGTTCGTCAACGAGCAGCTCGCCCCCGCGCTCGCCGGCACCGGAGTGCTGAAGGAACTGCGCACCCAGACCTTCCTGCCCTGGACGAAAAAACTCTGGGACACCCCCAGCGTCGCCCACGACAACCCCCACGACCAGCACTTCCACGCCTCGGTCAGCCTCGGGTTCACCGACACCGCGGCACGGGACGCCTTCTTCACCGGCAACGCGATCGAGGACCTGTCCAACCGGCTGGCACCGCAGGTCTCCGCGATCCACGCCTACGACGTCGCCGCCGCCCTCACCTACGTCAAGAACGGCGACATCCTCCCGCACTACGAGGAGTGA
- a CDS encoding enoyl-CoA hydratase/isomerase family protein, protein MSEQQSTIHYERTSPQIAKITFANPPVNLIVGETVLRLIEIVTELATDPDIQVVLFDSATPDFFYNHFDLAAAADFPASEDPDAVPAWTNLVLELSKAPYITIAAIRGRTRGGGNELALALDLRYASREKAIFGQPEVGSGLLPGGGGSERLPRAIGRDRALEAILTSDDYDADTAERWGWVTRALPDSELDAFVGTVVARLASFDRTSLASAKAQINRASLPPDADLVAAYGEFAHSLTLPGFLTRAAGTQAVVEQAGIDFEYRLGHYIGIANQQR, encoded by the coding sequence ATGAGCGAGCAGCAGAGCACCATCCACTACGAGCGCACCTCACCGCAGATCGCGAAGATCACCTTCGCCAACCCGCCCGTCAACCTCATCGTCGGCGAGACGGTCCTGCGCCTCATCGAGATCGTCACCGAACTGGCCACCGACCCGGACATCCAGGTCGTGCTGTTCGACAGCGCCACCCCCGACTTCTTCTACAACCACTTCGACCTGGCCGCCGCCGCCGACTTCCCGGCCTCCGAGGACCCGGACGCGGTGCCGGCATGGACGAATCTGGTCCTGGAACTCTCCAAAGCGCCGTACATCACGATCGCGGCCATCCGTGGACGCACCCGCGGGGGCGGGAACGAGCTCGCCCTCGCCCTCGATCTGCGCTACGCCAGTCGTGAGAAGGCGATCTTCGGACAGCCCGAGGTCGGTAGCGGACTGTTGCCCGGCGGTGGTGGCAGCGAACGCCTGCCCCGGGCCATCGGACGCGACCGCGCCCTGGAGGCCATCCTCACCAGCGACGACTACGACGCCGACACCGCCGAACGCTGGGGCTGGGTCACCCGCGCCCTGCCCGACAGCGAACTCGACGCCTTCGTCGGCACCGTCGTCGCCCGGCTCGCCTCCTTCGACCGCACCTCACTCGCCTCGGCCAAGGCCCAGATCAACCGGGCGTCCCTGCCCCCGGACGCGGATCTGGTCGCCGCGTACGGTGAGTTCGCCCACTCCCTCACCCTCCCTGGTTTCCTCACCCGGGCCGCAGGCACGCAGGCCGTCGTCGAACAGGCCGGCATCGACTTCGAGTACCGGCTCGGGCACTACATCGGCATCGCCAACCAGCAACGCTGA
- a CDS encoding SDR family oxidoreductase: MPSLDGAVVLVTGANGGIGTHFVHDALARGAAKVYATARTPRAWDDERIVPLPLDVTDRTSIHAAVAAAADVTVLVNNAGATPPSASLLDVSEADIRANMETNFFGPVFLARAFAPILAAKKGSALIDVHSVASWYAFGGAYSASKAALWSATNSLRIEFAPMGVHVTGVHMGYVDTGMAAHADGPKMLPTQLVTAVYDAVEAGEYEVLADDLTKGVKAALSGPVEALYPDLHSTDA; the protein is encoded by the coding sequence ATGCCCTCCCTCGATGGAGCAGTCGTCCTCGTCACCGGCGCCAATGGCGGTATCGGCACCCACTTCGTCCACGACGCCCTCGCACGCGGCGCCGCCAAGGTCTACGCCACCGCCCGCACCCCCCGCGCCTGGGACGACGAACGCATCGTCCCCCTGCCCCTTGACGTCACCGACCGCACGTCGATCCACGCGGCCGTGGCCGCCGCGGCGGATGTCACCGTGCTCGTCAACAACGCGGGCGCCACCCCGCCGAGTGCGAGCCTGCTGGACGTCAGCGAGGCGGACATCCGGGCGAACATGGAGACCAACTTCTTCGGACCGGTCTTCCTCGCCCGCGCCTTCGCACCGATCCTCGCCGCCAAGAAGGGGTCCGCCCTCATCGACGTGCACTCCGTTGCCAGCTGGTATGCCTTCGGCGGCGCCTACAGCGCGTCCAAGGCCGCACTGTGGTCGGCCACCAACTCCCTGCGCATCGAGTTCGCACCCATGGGCGTCCACGTGACGGGTGTGCACATGGGCTACGTCGACACCGGTATGGCCGCGCACGCCGACGGACCCAAGATGCTGCCGACGCAGCTGGTGACGGCGGTCTACGACGCCGTCGAGGCCGGAGAATACGAGGTCCTGGCCGACGACTTGACCAAGGGGGTCAAGGCGGCTCTGAGCGGCCCCGTCGAGGCGCTTTACCCGGACCTGCACAGCACGGACGCCTGA
- a CDS encoding TetR/AcrR family transcriptional regulator has product MPLGRRERNKQEKLDRIVAAASELFAEHGVDEVTTQQIADKADIGTGTLFLYAKTKGELLLLVQNAKYVEALERGRADADTVPGVLDAVLAIVRPIVECNRVQVDNGRTYLREMVFGDPEEPRHGAALAIVAQTEEAVAAVLRRDERVTEGDAATLAHIVSAVMFLSMAVGVNIALSVEEIVQDIRGQVEVLLPR; this is encoded by the coding sequence ATGCCTCTCGGACGGCGCGAGCGGAACAAGCAGGAGAAACTCGACCGCATTGTCGCTGCCGCCAGTGAACTGTTCGCCGAACACGGCGTCGACGAGGTCACGACCCAGCAGATCGCGGACAAGGCCGACATCGGCACCGGGACGCTGTTCCTTTATGCCAAGACCAAGGGCGAGCTCCTCCTCCTTGTCCAGAACGCCAAGTACGTCGAAGCACTTGAGCGGGGCCGGGCGGACGCCGATACCGTCCCCGGCGTGCTGGACGCGGTGCTGGCGATCGTCCGGCCGATCGTCGAGTGCAATCGCGTTCAGGTCGACAACGGACGCACCTACCTGCGAGAGATGGTCTTCGGCGACCCCGAGGAGCCCCGGCACGGCGCGGCACTGGCCATCGTCGCGCAGACCGAGGAGGCCGTCGCCGCCGTGCTGCGCCGGGACGAGCGGGTCACGGAGGGCGACGCCGCGACGTTGGCACACATCGTGTCCGCCGTGATGTTCCTCAGCATGGCGGTGGGCGTGAACATCGCCTTGAGCGTCGAGGAGATCGTGCAGGACATCCGGGGGCAGGTCGAGGTCCTGCTGCCTCGCTGA
- a CDS encoding TetR family transcriptional regulator codes for MRVTKAQAEQNRAHIVATASRLFRERGYDGVGVAELMAAAGFTHGGFYKHFRSKADLMAEASASGLSQTVARTEGLDPAEFVERYVSREHRDGRSDGCTIAALGGDAARQPADIKTEFAAGIENLLTVLQSPSDTPGDADQRAARMMVIDMLAHSVGAIMLSRACPDGSPLADEILDVCRKEILASLAQGNSDRPAARSPKT; via the coding sequence ATGCGGGTCACCAAGGCACAGGCAGAGCAGAACCGTGCCCACATCGTCGCGACAGCCTCCAGGCTGTTCCGGGAGCGCGGCTATGACGGCGTCGGCGTGGCAGAACTGATGGCAGCCGCCGGGTTCACCCATGGCGGGTTCTACAAGCACTTCCGCTCCAAGGCCGACCTGATGGCCGAGGCGTCCGCAAGCGGGCTGTCGCAGACCGTGGCACGGACAGAAGGCCTGGACCCCGCCGAGTTCGTCGAGCGCTACGTCTCGCGGGAGCATCGCGACGGGCGCAGCGACGGCTGCACCATCGCGGCCCTCGGCGGCGACGCCGCGCGTCAGCCGGCCGACATCAAAACAGAGTTCGCAGCCGGGATCGAGAACCTGCTGACGGTCCTTCAGTCCCCAAGCGATACGCCGGGGGATGCGGACCAGCGCGCGGCCCGCATGATGGTGATCGACATGCTCGCCCATTCGGTCGGCGCGATCATGTTGTCGCGGGCATGCCCGGACGGTTCTCCGCTGGCGGACGAAATCCTCGATGTCTGCCGCAAGGAGATTCTCGCGTCACTGGCACAGGGCAACAGCGACCGGCCGGCGGCAAGGAGTCCAAAAACCTGA
- a CDS encoding alpha/beta hydrolase, protein MSDTHVTAPTQYIEVDGDRFAYRRWGKPSGVPIFLVQHFRGGMDNWDPLLTDGLAEGREVILFNGRGIASSSGTPRNRIEDMADDIAAVIRALGLEQVDLLGFSLGGYQVQEVTLRHPQLVHKLLLLGTGLRGGDPTSDPQVPQYALNPVPSLEDFLFLFFGRSEAAKQAGKAFWERRHQRADQDPPSSPAVAQAQFEATVAYAEPLPGENPYAHLNAITQPTLVLNGENDVMIASINSWHLAQNIPNAQLLIYPDAGHGAQFQYPERFLKHAIQFLDE, encoded by the coding sequence ATGAGTGACACGCATGTGACCGCACCGACTCAGTACATCGAGGTCGACGGCGACCGGTTCGCCTACCGGCGCTGGGGCAAGCCCTCGGGCGTCCCGATCTTCCTGGTCCAGCACTTCCGCGGGGGGATGGACAACTGGGACCCGCTGCTCACCGACGGCCTGGCCGAAGGCCGTGAGGTCATCTTGTTCAACGGGCGCGGCATCGCCTCGTCATCGGGCACACCGCGCAACCGGATAGAGGACATGGCCGACGACATCGCCGCGGTCATCCGGGCGCTGGGGCTGGAGCAGGTCGACCTGCTCGGCTTCTCGCTCGGCGGTTACCAGGTGCAGGAGGTCACACTGCGCCATCCCCAGCTGGTGCACAAGCTCCTCCTGCTCGGCACCGGCCTCCGCGGCGGGGACCCGACAAGTGACCCCCAGGTGCCTCAGTACGCCCTGAACCCGGTCCCCAGCCTGGAGGACTTCCTCTTCCTGTTCTTCGGCCGCTCGGAAGCCGCGAAGCAAGCGGGCAAAGCCTTCTGGGAGCGCCGCCACCAGCGGGCCGACCAGGACCCGCCGAGCTCGCCCGCGGTCGCACAGGCGCAGTTCGAAGCGACCGTCGCCTACGCGGAACCGCTGCCGGGCGAGAACCCCTACGCCCACCTGAACGCGATCACCCAGCCGACGCTGGTCCTCAACGGCGAGAACGACGTGATGATCGCCTCGATCAACTCCTGGCACCTCGCCCAGAACATCCCCAACGCTCAGCTGCTGATCTACCCCGATGCCGGGCATGGAGCGCAGTTCCAGTATCCCGAGCGGTTCCTGAAGCACGCCATTCAGTTCCTCGACGAGTAA
- a CDS encoding GNAT family N-acetyltransferase codes for MTELGPVAWPPAPIRTERLVLRESEARDRAAFIELHASAEVHTYLGGPRSRDELEREVPEVPGRRPGTFVVDLDGAMIGQIQLVREPEHHRPAAAGKVDLGYLFLPRAWGFGYAAEACAAALDWFDSAFPGEPVVLATQTANVASMRLVAKLGFTEVERFHAWDAEQWLGMRSPATPSD; via the coding sequence ATGACTGAGCTCGGACCCGTCGCCTGGCCACCTGCCCCGATTAGAACCGAGAGGCTCGTGCTCCGTGAGTCCGAGGCCCGGGACCGTGCGGCGTTCATCGAGTTGCATGCTTCGGCGGAGGTTCACACCTACCTCGGCGGCCCCCGGTCGCGGGACGAGCTTGAGCGCGAGGTGCCCGAGGTGCCTGGGCGGCGGCCCGGCACTTTCGTCGTCGATCTCGACGGGGCGATGATCGGACAGATCCAGCTCGTGAGGGAACCGGAGCACCATCGTCCAGCTGCGGCGGGGAAGGTCGATCTCGGCTACCTGTTCCTGCCGCGGGCGTGGGGATTTGGATACGCCGCCGAGGCGTGCGCGGCGGCACTCGACTGGTTCGACAGCGCCTTTCCCGGCGAGCCGGTGGTGCTCGCCACCCAGACCGCAAACGTCGCCTCGATGCGCCTCGTGGCAAAGCTGGGGTTCACCGAGGTAGAGCGGTTCCATGCCTGGGACGCCGAGCAGTGGCTCGGCATGCGGTCCCCGGCCACGCCGTCCGATTGA
- a CDS encoding NF041680 family putative transposase has product MSLVCPGVLRDAFAEVSRFRTELYECLIARGDALFELCDALLCTDGPVRTLVDLALAPEHRRGHGALYGGLNQGRIDVARLRRILVSTPLPRAADGRIVLAADVSPWLRPDANTCPDRAFCHTFGRGEGKHQMVPGWPYSIVAALETGRTSWTAVLDAVRLEPGADVAAVTTVQIREVVEQLVEAGQWKPGDPHVLVVLDAGYDAPRIAHLLADLPVEVLGRLRSDRVMRRPAPSRNEFALANPLGGRPPKHGGEFVFGDPSTWGVEQAVTVTDTRLYGKATARAWDRLHPRLTRRAAWIEHDGPLPLIEGTVIRLAVEKLPSGGVNKPVWLWWSGTGASAADVDRCWQSFLRRFDLEHTFRLLKQTLGWTKPRLRSSDAADRWTWLVIAAYAQLRLARPLATDLRRPWEKPTEPNRLTPARVRRGFRNLRTKTGSPASAPKPSTPGPGRPRGSKNRGPATRHDVGRVLATGEAYSRPAHHKVGTKPRRVNPDR; this is encoded by the coding sequence ATGAGTCTGGTGTGCCCAGGTGTCCTGCGGGACGCGTTCGCGGAAGTGTCACGCTTCCGGACGGAGTTGTACGAGTGTCTGATTGCCCGGGGCGACGCGCTGTTCGAGTTATGCGACGCCTTGTTGTGCACGGACGGGCCGGTGCGGACGCTCGTCGATCTGGCGCTCGCCCCGGAACACCGCCGCGGGCACGGGGCCCTCTACGGTGGCCTCAACCAGGGGCGGATCGACGTCGCCCGGCTGCGTCGGATCCTGGTGTCGACGCCGCTGCCGAGGGCTGCGGACGGTCGGATCGTGCTGGCCGCAGACGTCTCGCCGTGGTTGCGGCCGGACGCCAACACCTGCCCTGACCGGGCTTTTTGTCATACGTTCGGCCGGGGCGAGGGCAAACACCAGATGGTGCCCGGCTGGCCGTACTCGATCGTGGCCGCGCTGGAGACGGGCCGCACGTCGTGGACGGCGGTGCTGGACGCGGTCCGCCTCGAGCCTGGCGCTGACGTCGCCGCGGTGACCACCGTCCAGATCCGCGAGGTCGTCGAGCAGCTCGTTGAGGCCGGCCAGTGGAAGCCGGGCGACCCGCACGTCCTGGTCGTGCTGGACGCCGGGTACGACGCACCTCGCATCGCCCACCTGCTGGCTGACCTGCCCGTCGAAGTCCTCGGCCGGCTCCGCTCAGACCGGGTGATGCGCCGTCCGGCCCCCTCCCGCAACGAGTTCGCCCTGGCCAACCCCCTGGGCGGCCGACCACCCAAGCACGGTGGCGAGTTCGTCTTCGGCGATCCCTCCACCTGGGGCGTCGAGCAGGCCGTGACGGTCACCGACACCCGCCTCTACGGCAAGGCGACCGCGCGGGCATGGGACCGACTGCACCCAAGGCTCACCCGGCGGGCGGCCTGGATCGAGCACGACGGACCACTGCCTCTCATCGAAGGCACCGTCATCCGCCTCGCCGTGGAGAAACTGCCGTCCGGCGGGGTGAACAAGCCGGTCTGGCTGTGGTGGTCCGGCACCGGAGCCAGCGCGGCGGACGTCGACCGCTGCTGGCAGTCCTTCCTCCGGCGTTTCGACCTGGAGCACACGTTCCGCCTGCTCAAGCAGACACTCGGCTGGACCAAGCCCAGGCTTCGCAGTTCGGATGCGGCCGACCGGTGGACCTGGTTGGTGATCGCCGCCTACGCCCAGCTCCGGCTCGCCCGGCCACTGGCCACCGACCTCCGCAGGCCCTGGGAGAAACCGACCGAGCCGAACAGACTCACCCCCGCCCGCGTCCGACGGGGGTTCAGGAACCTGCGCACGAAGACCGGCTCTCCGGCCAGTGCACCGAAACCTTCAACACCCGGACCAGGAAGGCCACGTGGCTCGAAGAACCGCGGTCCGGCCACCCGTCACGACGTGGGCCGCGTCCTTGCGACCGGCGAGGCATACAGCCGCCCCGCCCATCACAAAGTCGGCACGAAACCACGGAGAGTCAACCCCGATCGTTAA
- a CDS encoding helix-turn-helix domain-containing protein has translation MPARLLSIPAVAAALDVDRRTVYRFIAAGDLPVVDLRTGTERSRVRVPASGLEEFIASRLVASPRARR, from the coding sequence TTGCCTGCCCGTTTGCTGTCCATCCCCGCTGTCGCCGCCGCCCTGGACGTCGACCGCCGCACCGTCTACCGCTTCATCGCCGCCGGAGACCTCCCCGTCGTCGATCTGCGCACCGGGACGGAACGTTCCCGCGTCCGTGTCCCCGCCTCCGGGCTGGAGGAGTTTATCGCCAGCAGGTTGGTCGCTTCTCCGCGTGCCCGCCGGTGA